The DNA sequence GATGACTGTTTACGAGGGAATTGTGAACCAGATTTCAGTTTGCTGGGTAAAATTTCACCGAATTGGGTATAATGACTGCAGGGATGGAAGCTGAATGAGCGTGGATGTAATTTATGAGGACATGACTGCCTAATGCAAAAATCAATAATTATATAGCGTAAAGGGGTCAGGAACACTGGCAGCAAACACGCCAAACACGACAGGgctttggatgatggtcATCTACATCGATGACGTCATTACTTTTTACCGTGTCCCCAAAgccccttctccctcattTACTCCACTGGTAGCAGATTGAACCATCCATTACAACAAGAAAAATTGCTTGTCTCACGCCCTCTGCAAACTGCACATGATACACCTCACCGCTAATCACAAAGCAAAGAACACAGACACCGCGCCATTGCACAAGGTCTTATAGACTATGACTGCTGCATGGATGAAATACTGGTGAACCTGTACTATGCGACTCCTAGCACTACGCCTGTGACGACCATTGAAGCTTAGATAGGGGACGGAAGCAACATCCTCCTGGAGTCCTCAATGTATTCCTTGATACGAACTGGCATGGGGTATCAGCACACGCGTCGGAAGCTATCCCATACGAGAATGCTCACCGAGGAAAGTGACGGCTTCCCGGCCGTCGAGTAATCGATGGTCATATGTAAGAGCAACAACCATGATAGGCCGGATAACGATTTGGCCATTCACCACCACAGGTTTCTCCTTGATAGTGTGCATACCAAGCACGGCAGCTTGAGGCAAGTTGATACTGAAGAAAGGAAGTCAGCCAAGTACTAGATAGCACCAAGTTGACTTACATGGGGGTACCGTAAAGAGAACCGAAGACGCCACcattggagatggtgaaagTACCGCCGGACATGTCCTCGATGCTAAGCTTGTTGTCTCGAGCCTAGAAACAAATGAAAGCTCAGCGTTTATTTGTGCGACTCCGTCCCACTAGACATACCTTCTTACCCAAATCAGCAATCGCCTTTTCAATCTCGACGAGACCCATGCTTTCCGCGTTCCTGACAATGGGAGTCACCAGACCCTTAGGAGTGGCAACGGCGACAGACAAGTCAACATAGTCCCTGTAAACGATGGAGTCGCCTTCAATGCTAGCATTGGCGGCGGGAATTTCCTTAAGGGCAAGACAAGAGGCCTTGGCAAAAGCAGACATGAAACCAAGCTTGACACCCTCGTTCTTCAGGACGCCATCCTTGTAAAGTTTTCGGAATTCCATAAGGGAAGACATGTCAATTTCGTTGAAGGTAGTAAGGGAAGCGGCCGCATTTTGGGACGCCTTGAGACGTTGGGCAATAGTTTGTCGCATTCGGGACATCTTGACCTATGGATGAGACGAAACAGGTCAGTTGTAGGCCTTTTCTTGAACAAGCAAAACTGACCCTGGTTTCATTCCTGCTTCCAACAGCCTTCTCAGGTTGAGGCTCCTGCTTAGGGGAAGGCTTCTCCTGTTTCTTTGGAGCAGGCTTTTCAGCCTCAGCCTTGTCCAACTTGGGCGCCTTTTCCTCATGCTTGGCGAGTGCCTCCTCACCggctcccttctccttgccaGCGGCAGGGGCCGCTTCGTCCTTGttgccttcttcagcatTCTTAGGCTCAGACTTGGCTTGAGGCTTGGACTCTGAGGACTGAGCGCCACCCTCTCCCGGTTCAATCTTCAGAAGATCTTGGCCAACAGTGACAGTAGATTCCTCCTCGGCAAGGAGTTCAGTGATAGTACCGGAAACAGGAGCGTTGACTGAGACATCAatctgaagaagatgacaaaGGTCAGCTTTGTTGTAAAATGCTTGTACATGGAAAGGCACATGTAAAACCCACCTTGTCGGTCTCAATGGTAGCAATCTCCTCGTCTTGTTTGACAAAATCACCGACTTGCTTGCTCCATTGTTTCAGAGTGCCTTCCGTGATGGACTCAGCCTAATAAATATCACGTGTCAGTCACAGTTCTCGCACGGTTGATAAGTCGCTGACCATCTGTGGAACCTTGACGGTCTCCGCTGAAGTTGGGATTTAGTCAAAGAAGACACTTGCGATGAGGAACGtaccgaggaggagagatgaagagtggaAACTGGAACGGAAAACAATGTTGGCCCGAGGTTGAAGAGCAGTGCGAGAGCTAGGAAAGATTTTATATTAGCTAGGTCCTTTTTCTGTTTTGACCAATCCTTGGCGTCTACTTCAAAAGACGATAACAGCGATGTGTAAAGACGTACATCTGAGTTTTGGAGACGTTCCTGGCAAGAGAGATGGACCGAAGACTTGATCGTCTAAGGGCGgcagtggaagaggaagcgaTGGCGCGGGAGGACGTCCTGATCATGGTGTATGCTGAAATATGCTGGGATACGATGGGCGATGGAAATAAAAGAAGtcgagaagggaaaaggaagagtgcTATAAACGTGAAGAAATGACGAAGGCCACTGGCAGTCGAAAGAAGCGGAGAGTAAAAGATCCCACGGAGACTTGACGGACGCCGCCAATGACGCCTCGGACAATTCGCCGCCTTAAGCCGATCCCTCCCCTCCACTTATTCCGCCTTCTATTTGTCCGTCCGCTATACGAAAAACATTAGgattcatcatcagcctATACTATATCAGTATGTACCATTcatcccttctctcgcACCCTTTTACGCCGTTTTTTGTCCATCAAGCCTCTATATTTTTCACCGTCCGCTTTCCTGCCAACCCTTAATAGCTCTTTCAACTTGGGGAATTCACGCATAGCGACACTCATGAGCTTGGCATTCTTTACCGTCTTGATTTTTGGCATCCAATCTTCTCTCAGTAACTCATGCTCATACTCAGGGGCCCATTCCCCATGTCTGGtatcatcgtcttcataCTTGTCGATATACTGCGAGAAAACCTCGCCATCCGGATGGTAATGACGCCGAAGATACATTttaaaaaggaaaataatGCCAACCGGAAGTCCAGCACCAACTGCCATCGCCGCCGACTGCGTCTTAAGAGTGCAGGCTGAAGATTTATTTATCAGTGAAGGAATTAACTGGAGTCATAGTACATCAGCACTATAGGAAAACTCACTTAACACCATGAACAGCTGCATGAAGACGGTCGCGATAAGGACGCGATTTATCAAGATCTTCCAGCACTTTCCATCTGTTTCCTTGGAGTCAAATACAAATTTAAGCTGATTGTTGTGCTACCgaggtgaagaagtcaGTTCATCGCAGCATCAGATGACATTTTCAATTTCTCGATATGACCACGACTCACAATGATGTATAGTGCCCAAAAGTAAATGGCCGCGCATATAACAATGATTGGGGCCAGTGGAGCGTACATCAGACTAGAAAGTGGTGAGCAAGAACTTAACAGCCTATCATGTCTTCGCTTACCCTACTACCATAGCAAAGAGCTAGCTCAATCTGGATCAATAGAGCCTCATGCATTATAAAATAGAACTCACCACGTGTGAATACTCGATCGCGTACTTAAGAGCAAGAATAAGTTTGTATAGGAGACACATATCTCTGCACTTACCTCAAAATTTTCTGGCTGCGCCACTTCCGCCAGGTCATGAGGTGTTTTGATCATCAGTAACTGAGGCGTCTTTAAAATGAGTCTTGGTATTTGGAGGAGCTGTAAGCACGCCACTACTGAGCGAATCCTTAAAATACGCATGAGCATGATACTCCTCGTAGTCAGGAAATATGACTGACGGGTACCATGACAGCCAGTACAGGCTTTCAGAGATATATGCTTGAGTGACTTTGGCTGGGACATCACCCAGACCTGCATAGATAGTGGACCAGCTTTCTTTCCCAATGTCTTCCGAGATGGTTAGATATGTTTCATACACGACGCCAAGCAAAGAAAACACAATGAAATTGGATACTAgttgaaagatgaagagctgTCTGATGACGGCCTTATCCAATTGACCCCGAGTAAGAGCGCCTGACCAACGAGAAAGCCGTCGCATGATATATGGAAGGATATAGGAGAACATGGCCGAAATAGTGGCTGGAAGAACTCCTGCAAGGACGGTGAAGATGGCTTTCCAGATCTCAGAGGAGTCTTCGAGCTTTGCCAGAGTTGGCCAGCGATCTATGGCCTTCCGGATTTCACGTATTAATACTTCTCAAGTAATCTACTTGGGATTTGCCGTAAGAAAACTAAGACTTACTGTACCCAGATTGGCTAAGACAGTTACAATCATGAGCGGAATAGTGTTCACGAAACAAATAATTACGAGAGCAAATTTGCCTATGATTGCATGTGAATGGCGTGACTTGACATCCTTTTCAAGGTTCTTCCAGAGCTGCACAGACATCGTTCATCAAGGTCGGTCCCACGTGATATGAAGTTACAAGTCACTTACAACGTTGTGAGAACGTGGTGCCTAAATATATGTCTATCAGCGAGCTTTTTTAGAAGGCAAGCGAAATCCGACACACTCGTTGAATATGGTAACCTGCCCGCTTCATGTCGTCTTTCACATTTTTCAAGATTTCACGAGCTTGTTTGGCACTGGGAACAGTGACAAAGGCTGATGTGATTGTGCCGGAAAGATCCGTGTGACGAACATCAACTTGTCCTTGGCGGATACGATCTTGAAGCTCTTCAATTTCGAGTTTCTCCTTGAACGCTTCAACCCTGGGCATGTCAGACACAATTAGCCCTCTTTTGTAAATGGACTTTACCTACACTCTACTCGAAGCAGACTGTTTGGCTCAAG is a window from the Cryptococcus neoformans var. neoformans JEC21 chromosome 2 sequence genome containing:
- a CDS encoding 2-oxoglutarate metabolism-related protein, putative; this translates as MIRTSSRAIASSSTAALRRSSLRSISLARNVSKTQISRTALQPRANIVFRSSFHSSSLLLAETVKVPQMAESITEGTLKQWSKQVGDFVKQDEEIATIETDKIDVSVNAPVSGTITELLAEEESTVTVGQDLLKIEPGEGGAQSSESKPQAKSEPKNAEEGNKDEAAPAAGKEKGAGEEALAKHEEKAPKLDKAEAEKPAPKKQEKPSPKQEPQPEKAVGSRNETRVKMSRMRQTIAQRLKASQNAAASLTTFNEIDMSSLMEFRKLYKDGVLKNEGVKLGFMSAFAKASCLALKEIPAANASIEGDSIVYRDYVDLSVAVATPKGLVTPIVRNAESMGLVEIEKAIADLGKKARDNKLSIEDMSGGTFTISNGGVFGSLYGTPIINLPQAAVLGMHTIKEKPVVVNGQIVIRPIMVVALTYDHRLLDGREAVTFLVRIKEYIEDSRRMLLPSPI